A DNA window from Solanum lycopersicum chromosome 3, SLM_r2.1 contains the following coding sequences:
- the LOC101249248 gene encoding uncharacterized protein — translation MIKDMMSRMSLFLAGIGLSSSKEGREIKLIGDMDILRLMIYVEKVEKEKLRDREEFKNMRAKTRKESGQQKIMPTIHPSNRNRRGSVAQGGKPPACAKCGKNHFGVCPEGSTSCFKCTQMGPFMRESPKNKQGSGNGGNITQYSSVAPTGRVSPRGASSGTGRGTNCLYSLNNIHEQKDSPDVFTDPTTSLSFVTPYVAMNFDIILKQLSEQFSVSTPASESILVERESIMIIPFLSITRVPWLI, via the exons ATGATTAAGGACATGATGAGTAGGATGAGTTTGTTTCTTGCGGGTATAGGTCTTTCTTCAAGCAAAGAGGGTCGGGAAATAAAGCTTATTGGGGACATGGACATTTTGAGGTTGATGATCTATGTGGAGAAGGTTGAGAAGGAAAAGCTAAGGGATAGAGAGGAGTTCAAGAACATGAGAGCTAAGACAAGAAAAGAGTCCGGGCAACAAAAGATAATGCCAACCATTCATCCTTCAAACAGAAACAGAAGG GGTAGTGTGGCACAAGGGGGTAAGCCTCCTGCCTGCGCCAAGTGTGGTAAAAACCACTTTGGTGTTTGTCCTGAGGGCTCCACTAGTTGTTTCAAGTGCACTCAGATGGGGCCTTTCATGAGAGAGAGTCCAAAGAATAAGCAGGGAAGTGGTAATGGGGGCAATATAACCCAGTATTCATCAGTTGCTCCAACTGGCAGGGTTTCACCTAGAGGAGCTAGTTCTGGTACTGGCAGAGGAACAAATTGCTTGTATTCTCTCAACAATATCCATGAGCAGAAGGATTCACCAGATGTTTTCACTG ACCCAACAacgagtttatcttttgtaactccatatgttgcaatgaactttgatattattcttaaGCAACTTAGTGAACAATTCAGTGTTTCCACACCTGCTAGTGAATCCATTCTAGTTGAGAGAGAGTCTATCATGATTATCCCATTTCTGTCAATTACTAGAGTACCATGGCTGATTTAG